The following is a genomic window from Chloracidobacterium sp..
TTGAAATGAACCGTTTCCTCGACGAATGTAAACCCGGCATCCGTTATCAGTTTGGGCAATAAGCCATTGAAATTATCTGCAGTCGTTTCAAAACCGTCCAGAAATTGAATCAGATATGACGCCCCGCGCATTAAACGACTCGTGGGCAGCCCCCAATCTGCGACATGAAACTCGCCATCGGGCTTAAGAACGCGGTTTACTTCGCGCAGCGTTTCCGACTTGCTTTCCCGAGATAGGTGATGAAAAAAAAGGCTGGAAACAATCCGGTCGAAGGATTCGTCTTCGTAAGGCAGATCAAACGACATTCCCTCGTCGAAGGTAATGTCAACGCCGGCCTTGTGTGCCTTCTTTTTTGCTATCTGTAAGATCTTCGCGTCACCGTCAATCCCGACAATCACAGCGTTCGGCTGCTTCTGTTTCAACAAAATAGATAGCGTCGCTGTGCCACAGCCTAAATCCAGAGTGCGATGACCATCGGCGATCCCGGCTTGATCAACTAACGCATTCTTGAAAGCGCCTTCGCGAGTCGTCAGAGCAACTACCGGATCATATAGGCCCGTTAGCCAATCGTAGCTCAAAGCCGGTATGTACTTTTCGTTGTTCATTTCTCTCACAATTTCAAATTTCTTAACCGCAGTGCATTGACGATTACCGAAACAGAACTAAAAGTCATTGCTGCACTCGCGATCATCGGACTTAGTAACAAGCCGAAAACGGGATATAGAACTCCCGCAGCGATTGGGACGCCGACGAGATTGTAGATGAACGCGAAGAACAAGTTTTGACGTATATTTTTCATCGTCGCTTCGCTCAGCTTTTTCGCCCGTAAAATACCGCGCAGATCGCCTTTCAAAAGCGTTATATCAGCGGATTCCATTGCTACGTCGGTTCCGGTGCCCATTGCGATGCCGACTTGGGCTTGAGCAAGCGCCGGAGCATCGTTTACGCCGTCGCCGGCCATTGCGACGATCTTGCCGCTCGCCTGTAGCTCTTTGATCTTTTCCGCCTTTTGTTCGGGCAAAACGTCGGCGAAAACCTTGTCGATGCCGAGCTTTTTGGCTACTGCGTCGGCCGTAATTGCATTATCGCCCGTCATCATGACGACTTCGATATTTTGTCTATGCAGTTCGTCGATTGCTTCTTTCGCAGACTCTTTGATCGTGTCCGCGACGCCGACCAGTCCGGCGGGTTTCCCGTCAACGGCTACGAACATTACTGTTTGCCCTTCGGCTCGAAGCTCATCGGCTTTTCCATCCGCCGGGAAATCAATATTGTTGTCCGTCATCAGCTTCGCATTGCCCAGTAACACTTTTTGCCCGTCGATCGATCCCGTGATTCCTTTACCAGTGATGGATTCAAAATCGTCCACCTTTGCCAATTCGATATTTTTCTCTTCGGCGCCTTTTATGATCGCTTCCGCAAGCGGATGCTCGCTCGATCTTTCCAGACTGGCAGCGAGCCGCAATAGTTCGTTTTCCGTAATTCGTAATCCGTAATTCGTAATTGTGCTTTGCAAACGCGGCTTGCCCTCGGTCAAAGTGCCTGTCTTATCAACAACTATTGAATTCACCTTTTCCAGAATCTCCAATGCCTCGGCTTTCTTAACCAATACGCCGTGCCGCGCTCCGTGTCCCGTGCCGACCATGATCGACATCGGCGTCGCCAGGCCCAAAGCACACGGGCAGGCAATGATCAGAACCGAAACCGCCGCGACCATCGCGTAGGCGAAACTGCCGAAGATCATCCAGACGGCGAACGCGACAATCGAAACGACGATAACTGCGGGAACAAAATAAGCTGATACTACATCTACCAATCGTTGGATAGGAGCTCGGGAGCGCTGGGCCTCGCCGACCATCCGAACGATTTGCGCGAGCAGCGTGTCGCTGCCGACCTTTTCCGCTTTCATCACAAAGCCGCGTCTGCCATTGATCGTTCCGCCGATGACCGTGTCGCCGACCGTCTTTTCGACCGGGATCGATTCGCCCGTCACCATCGACTCATCGACCGAAGTATCGCCTTCCAGGATCGCTCCATCGGTCGGGATTTTTTCGTTCGCCTTAACTCTCAATCTCGCACCCATCTGTACATCCTTGAGTGCAATCTCAGCCTCGGTGCCGTCGTCGAAAACAACGATCGCGGTTTCAGGTGCAAGTCCGAGAAGGGCCTTGATCGCGCTTGAGGTTTGGCTTCTGGCTCGAAGCTCAAGAACTTGTCCGAGAAGAACGAGCGTCGTGATCACTGCCGCCGCTTCGAAATATGCGGCGATCAGGCCCGTATGCACATTACGCATCGACGCAGGGAACAGATCAGGCAGGAACAGTGCGAAGAGGCTAAAGAGATAAGCCGCTCCTGTTCCTATCGCGATCAGCGTGAACATATTCGGGCTCACATTCTTGACCGAAGCCCATCCACGCTGGAAGAAAGGAAAACCGCCCCAGAGCACGACCGGCGTCGCAAGAGCGAACTGTATCCAAATAGAAAGGTTCGGCGAGATTATCTCGTGAAAGTTCGGCAGCATTTCCGCCATCGCCAGAGCGAAAACCGGAAGAGTTAAGACGGCGGAAATCCAAAAACGCCGCTTCATATCGATATACTCCGGGTCAGGAGCGTCGTCGAGCGTCATCACCTTGGGCTCAAGCGCCATTCCGCATTTTGGACAGCTTCCCGGACCGATCTGCACAACTTCCGGATGCATCGGGCAGGTGTACTCGACACCCTTGCTTTCCGCGTCTAATACTTCCTCTTTTTTCTCCTTGAGAAAGCTCGTCGGATTTTGTTTGAACTTATTCAAGCAGCCGGTCGAGCAGAAGTAATAAGTCTGGCCCTCAAAATCATACTCTCCCGCCGAAGTCTCGGGCTCGACCGTCATTCCACACACCGGATCGACAAACTCTCCTTCGGGAGTAGCGTTCATCTCTCCATGCGTAACGGTTTCTTTTTGTTCCCGTCCGATCCCGACAAAACCACTCCCGGGGACGGCCTGCGTTTGCGCGATAAATTTCTGCAAACAGCCTTTCGAGCAAAAATAATAGGTCGTTCCCTCATGCTTAAAACTTCCAGCCGCTGTCGCCGGATCAACAGTCATACCGCATATCGGGTCGATAAACTCGCCCTCTGCTGCGTTCTTTTTTACAATTCCTGTCATGAACCCTCCCTGCGGTTTTCAAACTTCCCTAGTTGCCGCAACAGCTCGCCTGGCTACCGTCGTTCGGAGCCATGAATTTCTGCAGACACGCTGTCGAGCAGAAATAATAAGTTTCTCCATCCTGGTTAAGGCTCCCGGCGGCATTTGCCGGTTTGACCTGCATTCCGCAAATTGGGTCGATGAAGGTTTCAGCCGTGGTTGTTTCGTATTCCGTCATTTTGTTATCACTCCTGTCATTAAAAGTAACGACAGGAATTATTCTACAACCTGTCAGCAGGGGTCAGGTCAAGCCCTATTTGTCAGTCTCGCTTACTGATTCGATCAAATGACAAACGGAATCACCTGTGGGCATCGAATTCTTCATCTTTGACCAGTCCTGAAGGGCTTTCTCCATTTTCCGTTGGAGTTTCTGCATCTCCCTGATCTTTCTTTGATTCTCCGCAATCCGGCGAACGATAATTTCCCGTACCATCGGACACGGCGTATTCCCTTCCTTCGCCTCTTTCAAAACATCCGCGATCTCGGCGAGCGAGAATCCCAGATTACCGGCGGCTTTAATGAACCGAACTCGCACCGCATCAGACGGTTGGTAAACCTTGTAGTTGTTTTGCATATTGCGGGCCGGCTTCAGTAACCCGATGCGCGTATAGTGCCTGACCGTGTAAAGCGATACATCTGATTGCTTTGCCAAAACTGTTGCAGTCATCATTAGCTTGATCGACTCCTCACTGTTTACGTTCCAACTCGTCGAGTTTATTCTTCATCCAGTCGATTTCCTTTTGTTGGTCGATCGTTATCGATTTACACAAATCCTTGATCTCCTGGTCTCGAAGATTAGGGTTATCACACATGAGGATCGCTCCTGCGTGGTGCGGTATCATCGATTTGAGAAATTGCTTATCCCCGACTAACGTTTGATATCTGATAAAGGCCGTAAACAGAATTAGCAACAGGACGCTAACACCAGCGATGACAAGATTGGCCTTTTTGTTGTTGTACATCGACCACATTACAAAGATCTCGATCACGATCATCGGAGCGGTCATGAGCCCGGCCATGTAAATCTGGTTTATGTTTGGATATACGTTGGCGAAAGAATCGACCATCATGTACATGAACACGAACATCGATATAAACGACAGAACCGCCATGATCGCTAGGTTCACGTACATGCTTTTCATGTTTTTCATGCTTTCCGTATGCTTCATGTCTTTCATATTTCTCAGTCCTCCTAGTTCAAATTCAAACGGTTATTAACTCCAGACGAAAGGCAGAGTATTTCGAGTTCCATTACTATGTGGCCGAAAAAAAAATGGCGTCGGGCACAATAGGCACTACCCGACGCCTTTTGCTCATCGACCGTATAAACTTCTGGACTCCCTTCTAACATGTCCTTATACAGTGTCGAGCAAAATCAAACTACGCCTTAGGTGTCGGAGACGCCGCGGGAGCCGGGGCTCGGCGAGGTGCGCTTGAGTGCCAGTGAACGATACGCCATTTGCCGTCGCGTTTTTCCAACACCGCCGTGCCAAGGCCACCGCTTTCTACTTTTCTCGTTCCCATCTCAGCCGCGAGACTATATTTGAATGTCGCCCACGCGGTCTTGCCATCGACCTTTACCTTCATATCCGAAAACGAGTATTTCGTGTTTTTGAATTCCTTTAGTTCGGGAGCGAGATGGGTGTTGCGGTAATCATTCCAACCGTAATTGGCGTGTCCGCTTTCGAAGACGGTGACATCTTCGCTGTTGGCCCAGATCTTATCGAGTGCCGCGAGATCGCCTTGTTCAACGGCCAGAGCTTCGCGTGTCATAACGTCCGTCACGGCCTTTACTTCGTCGGTTTGTGCCGAAACACTCTCGTTGAGGCTAATAGCGACAGCGCCCGAACCGATCACGACGGCCAAAGCGCCCATCAGCAATCTATTAAAATTTGTTCTTGTCATAAGTTTTTCTCCTCATTTTAGGTCTTACAGAAATTCAATGTTTCGCTAGGTCCTTTAACCGTCAAGATACATCCCGATACCGAACAGCGATAAGACAATGGCGTCGTAGAATAAATGCTGCTGACTCAAGCCGAGCAGCGAACCGCCGGTCAATTCCGTTAACCATGCTCCAAACAGAGCGAGAAAAGCCAGGAAGAAAAGGCCTCTGGCCAAGTAATAGGTAAAAGGTGTTAGTCTGATTTTCTTATCCATCTTCCATTTCCTTTTAACTAAGATCGGGCGTCCGCATCCCGAACGGCGGAAGATCGGTGTTCTCGCCGAAGTCTTTGTCGCTTAAGCCTTCTCGTTCCGCGATGACTCGCTCGGCGCTCGGCCGTCCGAATTTATAGAAGATCGCCGGCGTAACAATTTGGTCGAGCAGAGTCGAGGTCAGGATGCCGCCTAAAACGACAACTGCGAGTGGATGCAGGATCTCTTTGCCCGGGGCGTCGGCGGCAAGGATGAAGGGTATTAACGAGAGCCCCGCGGTCAGAGCAGTCATCAGGACGGGAACGAGCCTTTCCAATGAACCCCTAACAATCATGTGTTCGGTAAAGTCTTCGCCCTCCTCTTTCATCAAGTGCAGGTAATGCGAGATCATCATGATCCCGTTTCGCGATGTGATTCCAACCAGAGAGACGAATCCGACCATTGTCGCGATCGAAAATACGCCGCCCGAGAGGTGCAAGGCCCAGACGGCTCCGATCAACGCTAGGGGGATGTTTATCATCACCTGAAGGGCTACCCGCCAGTCGCCAAAGGCTTTTATCAGGAGAAAAAAGATCGCAACAAGCGAGAAGATCGAAAGGAGTGATAAAGTTCTGTTAGCCTCCTGCGAAGCCTGAAACTGCCCTCCATATTCAAGGAAGTAGCCGGTCGGCAGTTGAAC
Proteins encoded in this region:
- a CDS encoding class I SAM-dependent methyltransferase, with the translated sequence MNNEKYIPALSYDWLTGLYDPVVALTTREGAFKNALVDQAGIADGHRTLDLGCGTATLSILLKQKQPNAVIVGIDGDAKILQIAKKKAHKAGVDITFDEGMSFDLPYEDESFDRIVSSLFFHHLSRESKSETLREVNRVLKPDGEFHVADWGLPTSRLMRGASYLIQFLDGFETTADNFNGLLPKLITDAGFTFVEETVHFNSVFGTIRLHKCLR
- a CDS encoding heavy metal translocating P-type ATPase gives rise to the protein MTGIVKKNAAEGEFIDPICGMTVDPATAAGSFKHEGTTYYFCSKGCLQKFIAQTQAVPGSGFVGIGREQKETVTHGEMNATPEGEFVDPVCGMTVEPETSAGEYDFEGQTYYFCSTGCLNKFKQNPTSFLKEKKEEVLDAESKGVEYTCPMHPEVVQIGPGSCPKCGMALEPKVMTLDDAPDPEYIDMKRRFWISAVLTLPVFALAMAEMLPNFHEIISPNLSIWIQFALATPVVLWGGFPFFQRGWASVKNVSPNMFTLIAIGTGAAYLFSLFALFLPDLFPASMRNVHTGLIAAYFEAAAVITTLVLLGQVLELRARSQTSSAIKALLGLAPETAIVVFDDGTEAEIALKDVQMGARLRVKANEKIPTDGAILEGDTSVDESMVTGESIPVEKTVGDTVIGGTINGRRGFVMKAEKVGSDTLLAQIVRMVGEAQRSRAPIQRLVDVVSAYFVPAVIVVSIVAFAVWMIFGSFAYAMVAAVSVLIIACPCALGLATPMSIMVGTGHGARHGVLVKKAEALEILEKVNSIVVDKTGTLTEGKPRLQSTITNYGLRITENELLRLAASLERSSEHPLAEAIIKGAEEKNIELAKVDDFESITGKGITGSIDGQKVLLGNAKLMTDNNIDFPADGKADELRAEGQTVMFVAVDGKPAGLVGVADTIKESAKEAIDELHRQNIEVVMMTGDNAITADAVAKKLGIDKVFADVLPEQKAEKIKELQASGKIVAMAGDGVNDAPALAQAQVGIAMGTGTDVAMESADITLLKGDLRGILRAKKLSEATMKNIRQNLFFAFIYNLVGVPIAAGVLYPVFGLLLSPMIASAAMTFSSVSVIVNALRLRNLKL
- a CDS encoding YHS domain-containing protein, coding for MTEYETTTAETFIDPICGMQVKPANAAGSLNQDGETYYFCSTACLQKFMAPNDGSQASCCGN
- a CDS encoding MerR family DNA-binding protein, translating into MMTATVLAKQSDVSLYTVRHYTRIGLLKPARNMQNNYKVYQPSDAVRVRFIKAAGNLGFSLAEIADVLKEAKEGNTPCPMVREIIVRRIAENQRKIREMQKLQRKMEKALQDWSKMKNSMPTGDSVCHLIESVSETDK
- a CDS encoding DUF305 domain-containing protein, yielding MKNMKSMYVNLAIMAVLSFISMFVFMYMMVDSFANVYPNINQIYMAGLMTAPMIVIEIFVMWSMYNNKKANLVIAGVSVLLLILFTAFIRYQTLVGDKQFLKSMIPHHAGAILMCDNPNLRDQEIKDLCKSITIDQQKEIDWMKNKLDELERKQ
- a CDS encoding nuclear transport factor 2 family protein, whose amino-acid sequence is MTRTNFNRLLMGALAVVIGSGAVAISLNESVSAQTDEVKAVTDVMTREALAVEQGDLAALDKIWANSEDVTVFESGHANYGWNDYRNTHLAPELKEFKNTKYSFSDMKVKVDGKTAWATFKYSLAAEMGTRKVESGGLGTAVLEKRDGKWRIVHWHSSAPRRAPAPAASPTPKA